One part of the Prionailurus bengalensis isolate Pbe53 chromosome B2, Fcat_Pben_1.1_paternal_pri, whole genome shotgun sequence genome encodes these proteins:
- the MTCH1 gene encoding mitochondrial carrier homolog 1 isoform X2: protein MGASDPEVAPWARGGAAGMAGAGAGAGARGGAAAGVEARARDPPPAHRAHPRHPRPAAQPSARRMDGASGGLGSGDNAPTTEALFVALGAGVTALSHPLLYVKLLIQVGHEPMPPTIGTNVLGRKVLYLPSFFTYAKYIVQVDGKIGLFRGLSPRLMSNALSTVTRGSMKKVFPPDEIEQVSNKDDMKTSLKKVVKETSYEMMMQCVSRMLAHPLHVISMRCMVQFVGREAKYSGVLSSIGKIFKEEGLLGFFVGLIPHLLGDVVFLWGCNLLAHFINAYLVDDSFSQALAIRSYTKFVMGIAVSMLTYPFLLVGDLMAVNNCGASFSVAPACFSAGCPQDRALPWSNLNRLKKHAASAWPPGVGPDRVGHLSDESNPTTPRCAPASWASVSVFTVRLSRSGGWVGVRLHPVDWLPVRSGEGGAGLGHSGTVPFLRSRAKSAL from the exons ATGGGGGCTTCGGACCCGGAAGTGGCGCCCTGGGCTCGCGGCGGTGCCGCGGGGATGGCGGGAGCCGGAGCAGGAGCGGGAGCTCGCGGCGGAGCGGCGGCGGGGGTCGAGGCTCGGGCTCGCGATCCGCCGCCCGCGCACCGTGCACACCCGCGCCACCCTCGACCCGCGGCGCAGCCTTCCGCCCGCAGGATGGACGGCGCGTCCGGGGGCCTGGGCTCCGGGGACAACGCCCCGACCACCGAGGCTCTTTTCGTGGCGCTGGGCGCTGGTGTGACGGCGCTCAGCCACCCGCTACTCTATGTGAAGCTGCTCATCCAG GTGGGTCATGAGCCGATGCCCCCCACCATCGGGACCAATGTGCTGGGGAGGAAGGTCCTCTATCTGCCCAGCTTCTTCACCTATG CCAAGTACATCGTGCAGGTGGATGGGAAGATAGGGCTGTTCCGAGGCCTGAGCCCCCGACTGATGTCCAATGCCCTCTCCACTGTGACCCGGGGCAGTATGAAGAAG GTTTTCCCTCCGGATGAGATCGAGCAGGTCTCCAACAAGGACGACATGAAGACTTCCCTGAAGAAAGTGGTGAAGGAG ACCTCCTACGAGATGATGATGCAGTGCGTGTCCCGCATGCTGGCCCACCCCCTGCACG tcATCTCAATGCGCTGCATGGTCCAGTTTGTGGGACGGGAGGCCAAGTACAG CGGCGTGCTGAGCTCCATCGGGAAGATTTTCAAAGAGGAGGGGCTGCTGGGATTCTTTGT CGGCTTAATCCCTCACCTCCTTGGAGATGTGGTTTTCTTGTGGGGCTGTAACCTGCTGGCCCACTTCATCAATGCCTACCTGGTGGATGACAGC TTCAGCCAGGCCCTGGCCATCCGGAGCTATACCAAATTTGTGATGGGG ATTGCGGTGAGCATGCTGACCTACCCCTTCCTGCTGGTCGGTGACCTCATGGCTGTGAACAACTGCGG GGCCAGCTTTTCCGTGGCTCCAGCTTGCTTTTCCGCCGGGTGTCCTCAGGATCGTGCTTTGCCCTGGAGTAACCTGAATCGCCTGAAAAAACATGCTGCGTCAGCCTGGCCACCGGGGGTGGGGCCTGACCGTGTCGGGCACCTGTCAGATGAGTCCAACCCAACGACACCTAGATGTGCTCCAGCCAGCTGGGCTTCGGTTTCCGTATTTACCGTGCGTCTGTCCAGaagtgggggttgggtgggggtgaggcTGCACCCAGTGGATTGGTTACCTGTTAGGTccggggagggtggggcaggccTAGGGCATTCGGGCACAGTCCCCTTCCTTCGCTCACGTGCCAAGTCTGCCTTGTGA
- the MTCH1 gene encoding mitochondrial carrier homolog 1 isoform X1 encodes MGASDPEVAPWARGGAAGMAGAGAGAGARGGAAAGVEARARDPPPAHRAHPRHPRPAAQPSARRMDGASGGLGSGDNAPTTEALFVALGAGVTALSHPLLYVKLLIQVGHEPMPPTIGTNVLGRKVLYLPSFFTYAKYIVQVDGKIGLFRGLSPRLMSNALSTVTRGSMKKVFPPDEIEQVSNKDDMKTSLKKVVKETSYEMMMQCVSRMLAHPLHVISMRCMVQFVGREAKYSGVLSSIGKIFKEEGLLGFFVGLIPHLLGDVVFLWGCNLLAHFINAYLVDDSVSDTPGGLGNDQNPGSQFSQALAIRSYTKFVMGIAVSMLTYPFLLVGDLMAVNNCGASFSVAPACFSAGCPQDRALPWSNLNRLKKHAASAWPPGVGPDRVGHLSDESNPTTPRCAPASWASVSVFTVRLSRSGGWVGVRLHPVDWLPVRSGEGGAGLGHSGTVPFLRSRAKSAL; translated from the exons ATGGGGGCTTCGGACCCGGAAGTGGCGCCCTGGGCTCGCGGCGGTGCCGCGGGGATGGCGGGAGCCGGAGCAGGAGCGGGAGCTCGCGGCGGAGCGGCGGCGGGGGTCGAGGCTCGGGCTCGCGATCCGCCGCCCGCGCACCGTGCACACCCGCGCCACCCTCGACCCGCGGCGCAGCCTTCCGCCCGCAGGATGGACGGCGCGTCCGGGGGCCTGGGCTCCGGGGACAACGCCCCGACCACCGAGGCTCTTTTCGTGGCGCTGGGCGCTGGTGTGACGGCGCTCAGCCACCCGCTACTCTATGTGAAGCTGCTCATCCAG GTGGGTCATGAGCCGATGCCCCCCACCATCGGGACCAATGTGCTGGGGAGGAAGGTCCTCTATCTGCCCAGCTTCTTCACCTATG CCAAGTACATCGTGCAGGTGGATGGGAAGATAGGGCTGTTCCGAGGCCTGAGCCCCCGACTGATGTCCAATGCCCTCTCCACTGTGACCCGGGGCAGTATGAAGAAG GTTTTCCCTCCGGATGAGATCGAGCAGGTCTCCAACAAGGACGACATGAAGACTTCCCTGAAGAAAGTGGTGAAGGAG ACCTCCTACGAGATGATGATGCAGTGCGTGTCCCGCATGCTGGCCCACCCCCTGCACG tcATCTCAATGCGCTGCATGGTCCAGTTTGTGGGACGGGAGGCCAAGTACAG CGGCGTGCTGAGCTCCATCGGGAAGATTTTCAAAGAGGAGGGGCTGCTGGGATTCTTTGT CGGCTTAATCCCTCACCTCCTTGGAGATGTGGTTTTCTTGTGGGGCTGTAACCTGCTGGCCCACTTCATCAATGCCTACCTGGTGGATGACAGCGTGAGTGACACCCCAGGGGGGCTGGGAAACGACCAGAATCCAGGTTCCCAG TTCAGCCAGGCCCTGGCCATCCGGAGCTATACCAAATTTGTGATGGGG ATTGCGGTGAGCATGCTGACCTACCCCTTCCTGCTGGTCGGTGACCTCATGGCTGTGAACAACTGCGG GGCCAGCTTTTCCGTGGCTCCAGCTTGCTTTTCCGCCGGGTGTCCTCAGGATCGTGCTTTGCCCTGGAGTAACCTGAATCGCCTGAAAAAACATGCTGCGTCAGCCTGGCCACCGGGGGTGGGGCCTGACCGTGTCGGGCACCTGTCAGATGAGTCCAACCCAACGACACCTAGATGTGCTCCAGCCAGCTGGGCTTCGGTTTCCGTATTTACCGTGCGTCTGTCCAGaagtgggggttgggtgggggtgaggcTGCACCCAGTGGATTGGTTACCTGTTAGGTccggggagggtggggcaggccTAGGGCATTCGGGCACAGTCCCCTTCCTTCGCTCACGTGCCAAGTCTGCCTTGTGA
- the MTCH1 gene encoding mitochondrial carrier homolog 1 isoform X4: MGASDPEVAPWARGGAAGMAGAGAGAGARGGAAAGVEARARDPPPAHRAHPRHPRPAAQPSARRMDGASGGLGSGDNAPTTEALFVALGAGVTALSHPLLYVKLLIQVGHEPMPPTIGTNVLGRKVLYLPSFFTYAKYIVQVDGKIGLFRGLSPRLMSNALSTVTRGSMKKVFPPDEIEQVSNKDDMKTSLKKVVKETSYEMMMQCVSRMLAHPLHVISMRCMVQFVGREAKYSGVLSSIGKIFKEEGLLGFFVGLIPHLLGDVVFLWGCNLLAHFINAYLVDDSFSQALAIRSYTKFVMGIAVSMLTYPFLLVGDLMAVNNCGLQAGLPPYSPVFKSWIHCWKYLSVQGQLFRGSSLLFRRVSSGSCFALE, translated from the exons ATGGGGGCTTCGGACCCGGAAGTGGCGCCCTGGGCTCGCGGCGGTGCCGCGGGGATGGCGGGAGCCGGAGCAGGAGCGGGAGCTCGCGGCGGAGCGGCGGCGGGGGTCGAGGCTCGGGCTCGCGATCCGCCGCCCGCGCACCGTGCACACCCGCGCCACCCTCGACCCGCGGCGCAGCCTTCCGCCCGCAGGATGGACGGCGCGTCCGGGGGCCTGGGCTCCGGGGACAACGCCCCGACCACCGAGGCTCTTTTCGTGGCGCTGGGCGCTGGTGTGACGGCGCTCAGCCACCCGCTACTCTATGTGAAGCTGCTCATCCAG GTGGGTCATGAGCCGATGCCCCCCACCATCGGGACCAATGTGCTGGGGAGGAAGGTCCTCTATCTGCCCAGCTTCTTCACCTATG CCAAGTACATCGTGCAGGTGGATGGGAAGATAGGGCTGTTCCGAGGCCTGAGCCCCCGACTGATGTCCAATGCCCTCTCCACTGTGACCCGGGGCAGTATGAAGAAG GTTTTCCCTCCGGATGAGATCGAGCAGGTCTCCAACAAGGACGACATGAAGACTTCCCTGAAGAAAGTGGTGAAGGAG ACCTCCTACGAGATGATGATGCAGTGCGTGTCCCGCATGCTGGCCCACCCCCTGCACG tcATCTCAATGCGCTGCATGGTCCAGTTTGTGGGACGGGAGGCCAAGTACAG CGGCGTGCTGAGCTCCATCGGGAAGATTTTCAAAGAGGAGGGGCTGCTGGGATTCTTTGT CGGCTTAATCCCTCACCTCCTTGGAGATGTGGTTTTCTTGTGGGGCTGTAACCTGCTGGCCCACTTCATCAATGCCTACCTGGTGGATGACAGC TTCAGCCAGGCCCTGGCCATCCGGAGCTATACCAAATTTGTGATGGGG ATTGCGGTGAGCATGCTGACCTACCCCTTCCTGCTGGTCGGTGACCTCATGGCTGTGAACAACTGCGG GCTGCAGGCCGGGCTCCCCCCGTATTCCCCCGTGTTCAAATCTTGGATCCACTGCTGGAAATACCTGAGTGTGCAG GGCCAGCTTTTCCGTGGCTCCAGCTTGCTTTTCCGCCGGGTGTCCTCAGGATCGTGCTTTGCCCTGGAGTAA
- the MTCH1 gene encoding mitochondrial carrier homolog 1 isoform X3: MGASDPEVAPWARGGAAGMAGAGAGAGARGGAAAGVEARARDPPPAHRAHPRHPRPAAQPSARRMDGASGGLGSGDNAPTTEALFVALGAGVTALSHPLLYVKLLIQVGHEPMPPTIGTNVLGRKVLYLPSFFTYAKYIVQVDGKIGLFRGLSPRLMSNALSTVTRGSMKKVFPPDEIEQVSNKDDMKTSLKKVVKETSYEMMMQCVSRMLAHPLHVISMRCMVQFVGREAKYSGVLSSIGKIFKEEGLLGFFVGLIPHLLGDVVFLWGCNLLAHFINAYLVDDSVSDTPGGLGNDQNPGSQFSQALAIRSYTKFVMGIAVSMLTYPFLLVGDLMAVNNCGLQAGLPPYSPVFKSWIHCWKYLSVQGQLFRGSSLLFRRVSSGSCFALE; this comes from the exons ATGGGGGCTTCGGACCCGGAAGTGGCGCCCTGGGCTCGCGGCGGTGCCGCGGGGATGGCGGGAGCCGGAGCAGGAGCGGGAGCTCGCGGCGGAGCGGCGGCGGGGGTCGAGGCTCGGGCTCGCGATCCGCCGCCCGCGCACCGTGCACACCCGCGCCACCCTCGACCCGCGGCGCAGCCTTCCGCCCGCAGGATGGACGGCGCGTCCGGGGGCCTGGGCTCCGGGGACAACGCCCCGACCACCGAGGCTCTTTTCGTGGCGCTGGGCGCTGGTGTGACGGCGCTCAGCCACCCGCTACTCTATGTGAAGCTGCTCATCCAG GTGGGTCATGAGCCGATGCCCCCCACCATCGGGACCAATGTGCTGGGGAGGAAGGTCCTCTATCTGCCCAGCTTCTTCACCTATG CCAAGTACATCGTGCAGGTGGATGGGAAGATAGGGCTGTTCCGAGGCCTGAGCCCCCGACTGATGTCCAATGCCCTCTCCACTGTGACCCGGGGCAGTATGAAGAAG GTTTTCCCTCCGGATGAGATCGAGCAGGTCTCCAACAAGGACGACATGAAGACTTCCCTGAAGAAAGTGGTGAAGGAG ACCTCCTACGAGATGATGATGCAGTGCGTGTCCCGCATGCTGGCCCACCCCCTGCACG tcATCTCAATGCGCTGCATGGTCCAGTTTGTGGGACGGGAGGCCAAGTACAG CGGCGTGCTGAGCTCCATCGGGAAGATTTTCAAAGAGGAGGGGCTGCTGGGATTCTTTGT CGGCTTAATCCCTCACCTCCTTGGAGATGTGGTTTTCTTGTGGGGCTGTAACCTGCTGGCCCACTTCATCAATGCCTACCTGGTGGATGACAGCGTGAGTGACACCCCAGGGGGGCTGGGAAACGACCAGAATCCAGGTTCCCAG TTCAGCCAGGCCCTGGCCATCCGGAGCTATACCAAATTTGTGATGGGG ATTGCGGTGAGCATGCTGACCTACCCCTTCCTGCTGGTCGGTGACCTCATGGCTGTGAACAACTGCGG GCTGCAGGCCGGGCTCCCCCCGTATTCCCCCGTGTTCAAATCTTGGATCCACTGCTGGAAATACCTGAGTGTGCAG GGCCAGCTTTTCCGTGGCTCCAGCTTGCTTTTCCGCCGGGTGTCCTCAGGATCGTGCTTTGCCCTGGAGTAA